In one Myotis daubentonii chromosome 1, mMyoDau2.1, whole genome shotgun sequence genomic region, the following are encoded:
- the LOC132225965 gene encoding large ribosomal subunit protein eL29-like: MTESKNHTTHNQTQKWHRNDIKKPWSQRYKSLKGVDPKFLRNMRFAKKHNKKALKKMQANNAKAMSTRTEAIEALVKPKEPRPHIPKGSSRKLNQLAYIAHPKLGKCARARIAKGLRLCWSKAKAKAETKPQAAGAAAAQAPKGAQAPTKAPQ; encoded by the coding sequence ATGACCGAGTCCAAGAACCACACCACGCACAACCAGACCCAAAAATGGCACAGAAACGACATCAAGAAACCCTGGTCACAAAGATACAAATCTCTTAAGGGGGTAGACCCCAAGTTCCTAAGGAACATGCGCTTTGCCAAGAAGCACAATAAGAAGGCCCTGAAGAAAATGCAAGCCAACAACGCCAAGGCCATGAGCACACGCACTGAGGCCATCGAGGCCCTGGTCAAGCCCAAGGAGCCCAGGCCCCATATCCCAAAGGGCAGCAGCCGCAAACTCAATCAACTTGCCTACATCGCTCACCCCAAGCTTGGGAAATGTGCTCGTGCCCGCATTGCCAAGGGGCTCAGGCTCTGCTGGTcaaaggccaaggccaaggcggAAACCAAGCCCCAGGCTGCGGGGGCGGCTGCAGCTCAGGCTCCCAAAGGGGCCCAGGCCCCCACAAAGGCTCCACAGTAG